Proteins encoded by one window of Cannabis sativa cultivar Pink pepper isolate KNU-18-1 chromosome 4, ASM2916894v1, whole genome shotgun sequence:
- the LOC115712459 gene encoding uncharacterized protein LOC115712459 yields the protein MEAYSYSSSSSNTSKVPYYSSSLHSVKKAATAKPWKKLVAPLPPNPPRVYRVDPINFRDLVQKLTAAPEFQLDPPQQPQPQPQLRLQSLAPPPVQAVGQVHRPVPEKAASLSTVYKEFSEVLQYEKKPNQNNNNNNKLGSADINNVVGSSFLGLNSSSISSSSISLSPSTNSHNWCSFLLSPGTLSSLGQSTVL from the coding sequence ATGGAAGCTTATTcctactcttcttcttcttcaaacacTAGTAAAGTTCCTTACTACTCTTCTTCATTGCACTCGGTTAAGAAAGCTGCAACGGCTAAGCCATGGAAGAAGCTGGTGGCTCCTCTTCCACCGAATCCGCCCCGAGTGTACAGAGTGGACCCCATTAACTTCAGGGACCTTGTTCAGAAGCTGACGGCTGCGCCTGAGTTCCAGCTCGACCCACCACAGCAGCCGCAACCGCAGCCGCAGCTAAGGCTGCAGAGCTTGGCGCCGCCGCCGGTGCAAGCAGTTGGTCAGGTCCACCGCCCTGTGCCAGAAAAAGCAGCATCGTTGTCTACGGTGTACAAGGAGTTCTCTGAGGTGTTACAATACGAAAAGAAACCAAatcagaataataataataataataaattgggATCAGCTGATATTAACAACGTTGTTGGATCGAGTTTTCTTGGTCTAAACTCCTCTTCTATATCATCATCATCCATATCGTTATCGCCTTCTACTAATTCTCATAACTGGTGCTCTTTTCTGTTGAGCCCCGGAACTCTCTCCAGTCTGGGGCAGAGTACAGTTCTTTAG
- the LOC133037358 gene encoding carbon catabolite repressor protein 4 homolog 6 has translation MRRRPLHPLRFCITDFHSSLTAVSMSSFRGGRNYPRRNFSDRPIVDGRRGHYISDDSHFRPGREANLGSHNGEGGSFRTASEFPLPDRPSHPNQNHQFRPHLYQNQQQFRPRFYQNHQQFRPPPTHYNYQNQQFRRSPAPPFQHNQPRRVANQYQPRPRPPDFRNWEFAKTSPPSTSERFTILSYNILADYLATDHRSRLYYHIPPYMLDWQWRKKNILFELGLWSADIICFQEVDRFQELEEGLRLRGYTGVWKRRTGVPIDGCAIFWRSSRFKLLHEESIEFNKLGLRDNVAQICVLELLSRNCDENAATLPTSSTNSNKVVVCNIHVLFNPKRGDIKLGQVRTLLDRAHAVSKIWNDAPVVLCGDFNCVPKSPLYNYISEQKIDLSVVDRNKLSGQASAEIREQRTYNPNYGVISGDYSFRAPSMVQGNKVVKMNESSLDMEKPFDLDSSTENVPLVENSPHSHNALSVNDRSSTSLIHERNDAKVGDEVKEETQEILVHDPSDSLRKDICTPYCEGGSSTGNLNHEKTDNMVNVLFGGSSESTNYSEEESKSCDNVLQSLPDVTCSSMVETASEAYCQTISSCDDNRTSPQNSEDLFSLQVSSDRQGDSSGTSQTHLAFSPTNIDVQEKVDTLTLDETMTGEGNIAEDSTTFLSALHNYEGDFSCDPDQLLRSDTTNSNPLSNIGVEGDLSTDLDPEQPIEVEKFFYDPSLWTPADIETATGDAKCTFVEHPLKLKSTYTEVEDCLGTRDSNGEPLVTSYHRCFLGTVDYIWRSEGLQTVKVLSPIPKHVMQTTSGFPTKKWGSDHIALASELAFVKEDANHKIDVQQ, from the exons ATGCGGCGGCGACCACTTCACCCTCTCCGATTCTGCATCACTGACTTCCATTCTTCCCTAACTGCCGTCTCCATGTCTTCT TTCCGTGGTGGTCGGAACTACCCGCGGAGGAATTTTTCCGACCGTCCGATTGTTGATGGAAGAAGAGGCCATTACATTTCTGATGACTCCCATTTCCGGCCAGGCCGAGAGGCCAATCTAGGGTCCCACAACGGTGAGGGCGGAAGCTTCAGGACTGCCTCGGAGTTTCCATTGCCCGATCGGCCATCTCATCCCAATCAAAATCACCAGTTTCGGCCGCACCTCTATCAGAACCAGCAGCAGTTTCGGCCGCGTTTCTATCAGAACCACCAGCAGTTTCGACCTCCACCCACGCATTACAATTATCAAAACCAACAATTTCGTCGGTCTCCGGCTCCGCCGTTTCAACATAATCAACCGCGCAGGGTAGCTAATCAATACCAGCCTCGGCCTCGGCCTccagattttcgaaattggGAATTTGCAAAGACTTCACCGCCATCAACTAGTG AGCGGTTTACAATTCTTTCGTATAATATACTGGCTGACTATCTGGCTACGGACCACCGAAGCAGACTTTACTATCACATTCCTCCATACATGTTGGACTGGCAAtggagaaagaaaaatatacttttcGAGCTGGGTTTGTGGTCTGCTGATATAATATGTTTTCAG gaGGTCGATAGATTTCAGGAACTAGAAGAGGGGTTAAGGCTTCGAGGATACACTGGCGTTTGGAAG AGGCGGACTGGTGTTCCTATTGATGGGTGCGCAATATTTTGGCGTTCATCAag ATTCAAGTTGCTGCATGAAGAATCTATAGAGTTCAATAAGCTTGGACTTCGAGATAATGTTGCTCAGATTTGTGTATTGGAG TTGCTAAGTCGAAATTGTGATGAAAATGCTGCAACTCTACCAACAAG CTCAACCAATTCAAATAAAGTTGTTGTTTGTAACATTCATGTGCTTTTCAACCCTAAAAGAGGAGATATTAAGCTTGGCCAG GTCAGGACACTCCTTGATAGGGCTCATGCAGTTTCAAAGATCTGGAATGATGCTCCAGTTGTTCTTTGTGGTGATTTTAATTGTGTACCAAAG AGTCCATTATACAATTATATCTCAGAACAAAAG ATAGATTTGTCAGTGGTTGATAGGAATAAGTTGTCTGGACAAGCTTCTGCTGAAATTCGTGAACAAAGAACTTATAATCCTAATTATGG TGTTATATCTGGTGATTATTCGTTTAGAGCTCCATCAATGGTACAAGGTAACAAAGTTGTGAAGATGAACGAATCATCATTAGATATGGAGAAACCCTTTGATCTAGATAGCAGTACAGAGAATGTGCCGTTGGTGGAGAACTCTCCTCATTCTCATAATGCCTTGAGTGTGAATGATAGGTCAAGCACCAGCCTAATTCATGAAAGAAACGATGCCAAAGTAGGTGATGAAGTGAAAGAAGAAACTCAGGAGATTCTTGTGCATGATCCTAGTGATAGCTTACGGAAAGATATATGTACGCCTTACTGTGAAGGTGGCTCCTCAACTGGTAATTTGAATCATGAGAAAACGGATAACATGGTCAATGTTTTATTTGGTGGAAGTTCTGAATCGACCAATTATTCAGAAGAGGAAAGCAAAAGCTGTGATAATGTTTTGCAGTCCTTACCAGATGTAACTTGTTCTTCCATGGTTGAGACTGCTTCAGAGGCTTACTGCCAGACTATCTCTTCTTGTGATGATAACAGAACTTCTCCACAGAACTCTGAAGATTTATTCTCTCTGCAAGTCTCTAGTGACAGGCAGGGTGACTCCTCAGGCACAAGTCAAACACACTTGGCATTTTCACCTACTAACATTGACGTGCAAGAAAAAGTTGACACTTTAACTTTGGATGAAACCATGACTGGAGAAGGAAATATAGCTGAAGATAGTACTACTTTTTTATCTGCATTACACAACTATGAAGGAGACTTTTCTTGTGATCCTGATCAATTGCTAAGATCAGACACCACAAACTCTAACCCTTTATCAAACATTGGAGTGGAAGGTGACTTGTCCACAGATTTGGATCCAGAGCAGCCTATTgaagttgagaaatttttttatgACCCATCATTATGGACTCCTGCAGACATAGAAACTGCCACAGGCGATGCAAAATGTACCTTTGTGGAGCATCCTTTGAAGCTTAAAAGCACATATACAGAAGTCGAG GATTGTTTGGGTACTAGAGATTCAAATGGAGAGCCTCTTGTAACCAGTTATCATAGATGTTTCTTGGGAACAGTTGACTACATTTG GCGTTCTGAAGGCTTACAGACAGTCAAAGTGCTATCTCCTATACCAAAACACGTTATGCAAACAACTTCAGGATTCCCAACAAAG AAATGGGGTAGCGATCATATTGCCTTGGCTTCTGAATTAGCATTTGTCAAAGAAGATGCTAATCACAAAATAGATGTTCAGCAGTGA
- the LOC133037360 gene encoding uncharacterized protein LOC133037360 encodes MSWLARSIANSLKLDDNDDDHQPNVTASKSSPAPNTDAHQTLHLSDSPTHSQSSSSSSTPTPKGVKDDISELTQTLTRQFWGVASFLAPPPESSPSPPAAQISNSGGPSDEVVPDEDVIAGIRSDFAEIGGRFRSGISKLSSNKAVSEFTKIASNLLQLGEEDELEARGSVGVTDEVLAFARNIAMHPETWLDFPFADDEDSDDFELSDAQQEHALAVERLAPRLAALRIELCPGHMTEGHFWKIYFVLLHPRLNRYDAELLSTPEIVEARAILTQELQVRAKGKTQPQSSSGIVELPKVEHLSVPSVAQAEYVPIVTHKPESAPSARAVDLETEKYPVQSTEIKVIDKAVIEEGPANSSKYQGSTSGSSSKVLDDKFEDDGDDWLKDEENSEIVGVSGTSIPIGNDEDVSFSDLEDDDDDADVPVSYKKTTSGSDSSTKDSRDWVQLSRGSADSDKEVSSIEVRHGGSEQAPAKEGNDWLDVDDIDVM; translated from the exons ATGTCTTGGCTGGCAAGATCGATCGCTAACTCGCTCAAACTCGACGACAACGACGACGACCACCAACCCAATGTCACCGCCTCAAAGTCCTCTCCGGCACCCAATACCGACGCCCATCAGACTCTCCACCTCTCCGATTCACCGACTCATTCTCAATCCTCCTCTTCTTCCTCCACTCCCACACCTAAAGGCGTCAAAGACGATATCTCCGAGCTCACCCAAACCCTAACGCGCCAGTTTTGGGGCGTTGCTTCCTTCCTCGCCCCGCCTCCCGAGTCGTCGCCTTCTCCTCCTGCTGCTCAGATCTCCAATTCGGGTGGTCCCTCTGATGAGGTTGTACCCGACGAGGATGTGATCGCAGGAATCCGTAGCGACTTTGCGGAGATCGGGGGAAGATTCAGGAGCGGGATTTCGAAGTTGTCTAGTAACAAAGCGGTGTCTGAGTTCACTAAGATAGCTTCGAATTTGCTTCAGTTGGGAGAGGAGGATGAGCTCGAGGCTAGAGGTTCAGTTGGGGTTACTGATGAAGTTCTGGCTTTCGCCAGGAACATTGCTATGCATCCGGAGACTTGGCTTGATTTTCCTTTTGCTGATGATGAAGATTCAGACG attttgaattatcTGATGCCCAGCAAGAACATGCATTAGCTGTTGAACGTCTTGCACCAAGGTTAGCTGCTCTCAGGATTGAACTTTGCCCTGGGCATATGACTGAGGGTCACTTTTGGAAAATCTATTTCGTGCTTTTGCATCCTAGATTGAATAGATATGATGCTGAACTTCTGTCCACACCCGAA ATAGTGGAGGCTAGAGCGATATTGACTCAAGAGCTACAAGTTCGAGCCAAGGGAAAGACTCAACCACAGTCTTCTTCTGGGATTGTTGAATTACCAAAAGTAGAACATCTTTCTGTGCCATCAGTTGCTCAAGCTGAATATGTGCCTATTGTAACACATAAACCTGAGTCTGCACCTTCTGCTAGGGCAGTTGATCTCGAGACAGAGAAATATCCAGTTCAGAGTACTGAGATTAAAGTTATTGACAAGGCTGTAATTGAGGAAGGACCTGCAAACTCCTCCAAATATCAAGGTTCAACCTCTGGCTCTTCCTCCAAGGTACTGGATGATAAATTTGAGGATGACGGTGATGATTGGTTGAAAGATGAGGAAAACTCAGAGATAGTTGGTGTCAGTGGAACCTCCATTCCTATTGGGAATGACGAGGATGTGTCTTTCAGTGAtcttgaagatgatgatgatgatgcagaTGTTCCTGTCAGTTATAAGAAAACCACATCTGGTTCTGATTCATCAACCAAAGACTCAAGAGATTGGGTTCAGCTGAGCAGAGGCTCTGCTGATTCAGATAAAGAGGTTAGCTCTATTGAAGTCCGACATGGTGGGTCTGAGCAAGCACCAGCAAAGGAAGGTAATGACTGGCTTGATGTTGATGACATTGATGTCATGTAA
- the LOC115712312 gene encoding GTP-binding protein At2g22870 — protein sequence MLLRNRLLSLQFTSLLSPSSSYPRKTKPFFLSFGNALSSSARPHTSEHVSASKTPTGSSFSEAAKFLRTFMFVPPGVDPEEVTEDMVLAGSNIVIGPYAGDSKIKEVEFVKSSGKAKDCPKDNRPEFAILGRSNVGKSSLINALVRKKEVALTSKKPGKTQLINHFLVNKSWYIVDLPGYGFAKVSESARTDWSSFTKGYFLNRDNLVAVLLLVDASVPPQKIDLDCANWLGRNKIPMTFVFTKCDKMKVGKGKRPDENIRNFQQLIAENFPKHPPWIMTSSVTGLGRDELLLHMSQLRNYWDQ from the exons ATGTTACTTCGAAACCGCCTCTTAAGTCTCCAGTTCACGTCTCTCTTATCCCCGTCTTCTTCATATCCTAGAAAAACTAAAccattctttctctcttttggaAATGCACTCTCGAGCTCAGCTCGTCCGCACACGAGCGAGCATGTTTCGGCTTCAAAGACCCCCACAGGCTCTTCTTTTTCAGAGGCCGCCAAGTTCCTCCGTACCTTTATGTTTGTACCACCTGGAGTTGATCCAGAGGAGGTGACGGAGGACATGGTCCTAGCAGGTTCTAATATTGTAATTGGACCTTATGCCGGCGATTCAAAGATTAAGGAGGTAGAGTTCGTCAAAAGCAGTGGTAAAGCCAAGGATTGCCCTAAAGATAACAGACCTGAATTTGCAATTCTGGGTCGATCCAATGTTGGAAAGTCCTCACTTATAAATGCCCTTGTTCGCAAAAAAGAAGTTGCTCTTACTTCTAAAAAGCCAG GGAAAACTCAGCTTATCAATCATTTTTTGGTGAACAAAAGCTGGTACATTGTGGATTTACCTGGTTATGG GTTTGCCAAGGTTTCAGAATCAGCTCGAACGGATTGGTCATCATTCACCAAAGGGTACTTTCTGAACAGAGATAATTTGGTCGCTGTGCTACTTCTCGTTGATGCAAGTGTTCCACCTCAAAAGATTGACTTGGATTGTGCTAATTGGCTTGGACGCAACAAG ATCCCAATGACTTTTGTTTTTACCAAGTGTGACAAAATGAAGGTGGGGAAAGGGAAAAGGCCTGATGAAAACATCCGAAATTTTCAGCAATTGATTGCGGAGAACTTTCCAAAGCATCCTCCATGGATCATGACTAGCAGTGTCACTGGCTTGGGCAGAGATGAGCTCCTCCTTCACATGTCACAACTAAGAAACTACTGGGATCAATGA
- the LOC133037359 gene encoding ACT domain-containing protein ACR1 encodes MSNSEKRAMETNVIYEPYIDPDYEFLDERMYPPRVCIDNDTCSHSTLIKVDSANKDGILLEMVQVLTDLDLVISKSYISSDGGWFMDVFHVTDQRGNKLTDESLIHYIQEAICATRRGAPTPTTYTTITSLGRVVRPLQMDTALEMTGTDRPGLMSEIMTALLERGCSVTDSVAWTHNTRVACIVHVENGPEGGPIEDPVQQAQVRDFLQSVVEAHHVKGEKTSVRFTMIPAVGRTHTERRLHQLMYADGDYERCNGCDGALTGTHKISGCDRAHVNIENCEEKGYWILNVRSRDRPKLLFDTVCALTDLGYVVFHAVVASKGTMAEQEYFIRHATGRRLNVEDERNKLTLCLIAAIERRISHGLRLDLCSRNRFGLLSYITRVFRESGFSLSRMEVATQNDRAFGSFYVTDASGHDVNLSTVDLAIREIGGSIISIYKTSTSRISSPVLSRSSTSSSSSSHSNSTSLRTATHTRVENVPRFSLGSLLWSQLERVSSSFGGAIRL; translated from the exons ATGAGTAATTCAGAGAAGAGAGCCATGGAGACCAATGTGATTTATGAGCCTTATATTGATCCAGATTATGAATTTCTCGATGAAAGAATGTACCCTCCAAG GGTTTGTATAGACAATGATACATGTTCACATTCCACACTTATAAAG gTTGATAGTGCAAACAAAGATGGGATTTTGCTGGAGATGGTCCAAGTGTTGACAGATCTCGATCTTGTTATATCTAAATCATACATTTCATCCGACGGTGGATGGTTCATGGACG TGTTCCATGTGACAGACCAACGTGGGAACAAACTTACTGACGAAAGTCTCATACACTACATTCAGGAG GCAATATGTGCAACTAGGAGGGGTGCTCCTACACCTACTACATATACCACTATCACAAGCCTTGGAAGAGTAGTGAGACCACTTCAAATGGACACAGCTCTAGAAATGACCGGCACCGACAGACCGGGCCTAATGTCCGAGATAATGACCGCTCTTCTCGAACGGGGCTGCAGCGTAACTGATTCAGTGGCTTGGACCCACAACACAAGAGTGGCCTGTATTGTCCACGTAGAAAATGGGCCTGAAGGTGGGCCCATCGAGGACCCAGTACAGCAGGCCCAGGTACGAGACTTTCTACAGAGCGTGGTGGAGGCCCATCACGTGAAGGGAGAGAAGACAAGTGTGAGGTTCACTATGATTCCGGCAGTGGGGAGAACCCACACCGAGAGGAGACTCCACCAGTTGATGTACGCCGACGGTGACTACGAGCGATGCAACGGTTGCGACGGTGCTTTGACTGGGACCCATAAGATCAGTGGGTGTGACCGCGCACATGTGAATATTGAGAATTGTGAAGAGAAAGGGTACTGGATTCTCAACGTGAGGAGTAGAGATCGGCCCAAGCTTCTTTTTGACACGGTTTGTGCTCTCACGGACTTGGGTTATGTCGTTTTCCATGCTGTGGTTGCTTCCAAAGGCACAATGGCTGAACAGGAGTACTTCATACGACACGCCACCGGACGTCGTTTGAATGTTGAGGACGAGAGGAATAAGCTTACCTTGTGTTTGATAGCAGCAATAGAGCGGAGAATCTCACAT GGATTGAGGCTGGACCTATGTTCTCGAAATCGATTTGGACTGCTTTCGTATATTACTAGGGTGTTTCGTGAAAGTGGGTTTTCTTTATCAAGAATGGAGGTGGCAACACAGAACGACAGAGCATTTGGGTCGTTTTACGTGACTGACGCTTCGGGCCATGATGTGAATCTTAGCACGGTGGATTTGGCGATCAGAGAGATTGGAGGATCAATTATTTCAATTTACAAAACTTCCACTTCCAGGATTTCATCTCCAGTCCTTAGTAGAAGTAGtactagtagtagtagtagtagccaTAGTAATAGTACAAGTCTAAGAACTGCAACGCATACCAGGGTTGAAAATGTACCAAGGTTCTCATTGGGAAGCTTGCTTTGGTCTCAACTGGAGAGGGTTTCTTCCAGTTTCGGAGGTGCCATAAGGCTGTAG